Part of the Labilibaculum antarcticum genome, ATTCTCAATTATCTTTATTACACTGTTTATTTGTTGGTGCTGGCAATATTTTTGATCCAATGTTCCTCTGATAAAAAAACAAAGATTGAAAATAAAGTGATTGATGGAAAAGCTTCGGAACAAATTATTATGACGAAAGGCTTTCCTAAGTTTGAGTTTACTAAAGAATTGCATAAATTTGGGGAGATTTCCGCAGGGGAAATAGTTGTTTGTGATTTCTTTTTTAAGAATATAGGATCAAAAGATTTAGTAATTAAGAACATTGAAACAAGTTGTGGGTGCACTGCCGTTAAATGGGATAAGAAACCAGTAGCAATTGGAGAAGAATCTCATATTACTGTAGAGTTCGACTCAAAAGGAAGATATGGAAAACAATATAAGGTGATTACTGTTTTTTGCAATACTTTATATGGAACAAAGGAGTTGGTAATTACTGCTCAAGTGAAATAGAATAATTAGTATTTATATAATAATATGGCCTTAGGCCTTAAAACTCAGGATTGAATGGATAATTTATTGAACATCTTATTGATGACGCAACCTCAAGAAGGCGCAAACCCGATTATGCAATTTGTACCTCTAATTCTAATCGTAGTGGTATTTTATTTTTTCATGATTCGTCCGCAAATGAAAAAGCAGAAGGATTTGAAGAAATTCCGTGAAGATTTGAAAAAAGGTGATAAGGTTGTAACTACAGGTGGTATTTACGGGAAAGTTATTGAGATTCAAGAGACTGTAATTATCATGGAAGTTGAAGGACAAAATCGTTTGAAAATTGACAAAGCAGCGGTGGTTAAAGATATGAGTGATGTCGCTCAAAAATAATTGTTTTGACTGTGCTCTTTGAGCACAGTCTCTTTTTAAACTTTCCAAACATTGGGTATTCCAGATCTTCAAAAGGTAAAGGCGTTTTTTAATACAGGAAAAATCGCTTCGAATAAGAAACTACTTGTGTATGTTTTTTTTGTTGGGATTGCTACAATATTTTGGTTCTTAAATGCTCTGGGTAAAGAATATACAACTACGGTAAACTACCCGGTACGTTACATTAATTTGCCACAGAATAAGGTTCTTACCAATAAGCTACCTGAACATTTTGCCTTAAAAGTTAATGCGTATGGTTTCGATTTGCTACGCTATAAGCTAAGTTCAGCTTTTCTATCTAATCCATTTGATGTTGGCCTTTATACTAACAATCGCATGGAAAATAGCTCCCTTCGCAACTATTCTCTTACTACTTCTCAAATAGTGAACCTGTTCGAGAAGGATTTATCCTCAAGTATCAAATTGATAAGTATTTTACCGGATACGATCATGTTTGAGTTTTCTCCGATCGTAGAAAAGAAAGTTCCAATTAAGAGCATGGTTTCAATTAGCTTTGAACAACAATACATGCTTGATGAAGCAATCTCATTGGAAATGGACAGTGTGGTTTTGAAAGGCCCGAGTTCGAAGCTGGATAGTGTTTATTTTGTTGAGACCGAGAGACTTGTTTTAAA contains:
- a CDS encoding DUF1573 domain-containing protein is translated as MKKIILFKILNYLYYTVYLLVLAIFLIQCSSDKKTKIENKVIDGKASEQIIMTKGFPKFEFTKELHKFGEISAGEIVVCDFFFKNIGSKDLVIKNIETSCGCTAVKWDKKPVAIGEESHITVEFDSKGRYGKQYKVITVFCNTLYGTKELVITAQVK
- the yajC gene encoding preprotein translocase subunit YajC encodes the protein MDNLLNILLMTQPQEGANPIMQFVPLILIVVVFYFFMIRPQMKKQKDLKKFREDLKKGDKVVTTGGIYGKVIEIQETVIIMEVEGQNRLKIDKAAVVKDMSDVAQK
- a CDS encoding YbbR-like domain-containing protein — encoded protein: MGIPDLQKVKAFFNTGKIASNKKLLVYVFFVGIATIFWFLNALGKEYTTTVNYPVRYINLPQNKVLTNKLPEHFALKVNAYGFDLLRYKLSSAFLSNPFDVGLYTNNRMENSSLRNYSLTTSQIVNLFEKDLSSSIKLISILPDTIMFEFSPIVEKKVPIKSMVSISFEQQYMLDEAISLEMDSVVLKGPSSKLDSVYFVETERLVLKDLNKTAKRNVSLKQIKGIKFSQRKIEITVPVEQFTEEKMNVPVKVSNLPDSLLLRLFPGDVKVSYFVGFKKHDKVSADLFDIRVDYNQTSEEGSNKLKIRLLSNPSFVTNVRFHPQEVTYLIEKKKSFK